A region from the Burkholderiales bacterium genome encodes:
- a CDS encoding alpha/beta hydrolase: protein MLKRINTSLLEIAYEERGDANADPVILVHGFPDDAQTWEKVTNGLVAAGYRTFTPYVRGYGATRFLDGNTQRSGQYIALTQDLIEFADALDIDQFILVGHDWGARAAYPAAALYPKRVRALVALAAGYGTGAPSHDAKQPVSLAQARAYWYQWYFNLDKGREALASDRRALCRELWKLWSPSWRFSKAAFDKTAVSFDNSDFVDVVIHSYRYRWANAEGDPRYEELVAQLAKAPKIKVPTTVIVGAEDGATLTQASEGKERYFSGSYQRRVLRGVGHFIQREQPKAVVEAILKLARTAKPVRRASLSASR, encoded by the coding sequence ATGCTGAAGAGAATTAACACGTCCTTGCTCGAAATCGCCTACGAAGAACGCGGCGACGCCAATGCCGACCCCGTCATCCTGGTGCACGGTTTCCCCGACGACGCGCAAACCTGGGAAAAGGTCACGAACGGGCTGGTCGCCGCCGGCTACCGTACGTTTACGCCTTACGTGCGCGGCTATGGCGCAACGCGCTTCCTCGACGGCAACACACAGCGCAGCGGGCAGTACATAGCGCTCACGCAAGACCTGATCGAATTCGCCGATGCGCTCGACATCGATCAGTTCATACTCGTCGGTCACGATTGGGGTGCGCGCGCCGCTTATCCCGCGGCCGCGCTGTACCCGAAACGCGTGCGTGCGCTGGTCGCGCTTGCTGCCGGCTACGGCACCGGCGCGCCGAGTCACGATGCGAAGCAACCGGTCTCGCTCGCGCAGGCGCGCGCCTATTGGTACCAATGGTATTTCAACCTGGACAAAGGCCGCGAGGCACTGGCTTCCGACCGTCGCGCGCTGTGCCGCGAGCTGTGGAAACTGTGGTCGCCGAGCTGGCGGTTTTCGAAAGCGGCGTTCGACAAGACCGCGGTGTCATTCGACAACTCCGATTTCGTCGACGTCGTCATCCATTCCTATCGCTATCGCTGGGCCAACGCCGAGGGCGATCCGCGCTATGAAGAACTGGTTGCGCAGCTTGCCAAAGCGCCAAAAATCAAAGTGCCCACGACGGTGATTGTCGGCGCCGAAGACGGCGCGACGCTGACGCAGGCATCGGAAGGCAAAGAGCGATATTTCAGCGGCAGCTATCAGCGGCGCGTGCTGCGCGGTGTCGGCCACTTCATCCAGCGCGAGCAGCCGAAAGCGGTCGTCGAGGCGATATTAAAACTTGCCCGCACCGCCAAGCCCGTACGCCGCGCGTCGCTGTCAGCCTCCCGATGA
- a CDS encoding transporter — translation MIAISDPRERLAAAFSYSIKLPSASEDKMLGAGRVDHNLRFILDRTFDKTNYRINASYLNVGREDSDKRADGAQIILTVIQELPKNFGLIAEVYGQSVDEAQPRGVYALGALTYKINSRLHIDAGLRAGSGSAAPDIGVFTGLTIGVADFYR, via the coding sequence CTGATTGCCATTTCCGATCCCAGGGAACGCCTCGCCGCCGCGTTCAGCTATTCGATCAAGCTGCCGTCGGCGAGCGAAGACAAAATGCTCGGCGCCGGCCGTGTCGATCACAACCTGCGCTTCATTCTGGACCGGACGTTCGACAAAACCAATTACCGCATCAACGCTTCCTACCTCAATGTCGGTCGCGAGGACAGCGACAAACGCGCCGACGGCGCACAAATCATTCTGACCGTAATTCAGGAATTGCCGAAAAATTTCGGCCTGATCGCCGAAGTGTATGGGCAAAGTGTGGACGAAGCGCAGCCGCGCGGCGTCTACGCGCTCGGCGCGCTGACTTACAAGATCAATTCGCGTTTGCACATCGACGCCGGATTGCGCGCCGGCTCGGGCAGCGCTGCGCCGGACATTGGCGTGTTCACGGGTTTGACCATCGGCGTCGCGGATTTCTACCGCTAG
- a CDS encoding GFA family protein, translating to MKLEGSCHCGAVRFRVESAHPYPFMRCYCSICRKTAGAGGYAINLGADNRTLKIKGKKDIGVYRAKMPDEKTGKTARSSGHRNFCKRCGSALWLWDSAWPDLVHPHASAIDTDLPVPPEHTHMMLGSKASWVEAQAKRKDRKYDDYPDEMLAQWHQRLGLEDED from the coding sequence GTGAAACTCGAAGGTTCATGCCACTGCGGCGCCGTCCGCTTCAGGGTCGAATCGGCTCACCCCTATCCCTTCATGCGCTGCTATTGCTCGATCTGCAGAAAGACGGCCGGCGCCGGCGGTTACGCGATCAATTTGGGCGCCGACAATCGCACGCTGAAAATCAAGGGCAAGAAAGACATCGGCGTCTACCGCGCCAAAATGCCCGACGAAAAAACCGGCAAGACCGCGCGTAGTTCGGGCCATCGCAATTTCTGCAAACGCTGCGGCAGCGCGCTGTGGCTATGGGATTCCGCTTGGCCCGATCTCGTCCATCCGCATGCATCGGCGATCGACACCGATCTGCCGGTTCCACCCGAACACACGCACATGATGCTGGGTTCGAAAGCAAGTTGGGTCGAGGCGCAGGCCAAACGCAAGGATCGCAAGTACGACGACTACCCGGACGAAATGCTTGCGCAATGGCATCAGCGGCTGGGATTGGAAGACGAAGACTAA
- a CDS encoding sorbosone dehydrogenase family protein — MQHLAACLAVAATIASGVTACGGTAELPVSAGIGPNPTLPPPEKSLVPAVNIAPAKPWPDGVKPVVAQGLAVTDFATGLDHPRWLHVLPNGDVLVAETNAPERPLRKELLGVKGWVMGKVMKRAGAAVPSADRITLLRDADGDGKAEVRSVFLENLNSPFGMALVGNELFVANTDGLVRFPYKTGDTKIGGPATKVAELPGGPLNHHWTKGLIVSADGAKLYVSVGSNSNAAEHGMEHEKGRAAIWEFDRASGEGRVFASGLRNPVGMAWQGNTLWTSVNERDEIGPDLVPDYMTSVREGGFYGWPYSYYGQHVDERVQPPQPELVAKAIKPDYALGSHTASLGLASAQGSALPEPFKQGMFVGQHGSWNRKPPSGYKVIFVPFDGGKPSGVPVDVLTGFLNEDGEARGRPVGVAIDKKGALLVADDVGNVIWRVSAASAATPGVAPAPAR; from the coding sequence ATGCAACATCTGGCCGCATGCCTCGCGGTTGCGGCCACGATCGCCTCCGGGGTTACCGCGTGTGGCGGCACCGCCGAGCTGCCTGTATCAGCGGGAATCGGCCCGAATCCGACGTTGCCGCCTCCAGAAAAGTCGCTGGTGCCGGCCGTCAACATCGCACCGGCCAAGCCGTGGCCCGATGGCGTCAAACCGGTCGTCGCGCAAGGACTCGCGGTGACCGATTTCGCGACTGGCCTTGACCATCCACGCTGGCTGCATGTGCTGCCCAACGGCGACGTCCTCGTCGCCGAGACCAATGCGCCCGAGCGGCCACTGCGCAAGGAACTGCTCGGCGTCAAGGGCTGGGTCATGGGCAAGGTGATGAAGCGCGCCGGCGCAGCGGTGCCGAGCGCGGATCGCATCACGCTGCTGCGCGACGCCGATGGCGACGGCAAAGCCGAAGTACGTTCGGTTTTCCTTGAGAATCTGAACTCGCCGTTCGGCATGGCGCTGGTCGGCAACGAACTGTTCGTCGCCAACACCGACGGGCTGGTGCGCTTTCCGTACAAGACCGGCGATACCAAAATTGGCGGGCCCGCCACCAAAGTCGCCGAGCTTCCAGGCGGGCCACTCAACCATCACTGGACCAAAGGCCTGATCGTGAGCGCCGACGGCGCCAAGCTCTACGTTTCGGTCGGATCCAACAGCAACGCCGCCGAGCACGGCATGGAGCATGAGAAGGGGCGCGCTGCTATCTGGGAATTCGACCGCGCGAGCGGCGAGGGCCGCGTGTTCGCCAGCGGGCTGCGCAACCCGGTCGGCATGGCATGGCAGGGCAACACGCTATGGACCTCGGTCAACGAGCGCGACGAAATCGGCCCCGACCTCGTTCCCGACTACATGACCTCGGTGCGCGAAGGCGGCTTCTACGGCTGGCCGTACAGTTATTACGGCCAGCACGTCGACGAACGCGTCCAGCCGCCGCAACCCGAGCTGGTCGCCAAGGCGATCAAGCCCGATTACGCGCTCGGCTCACACACCGCATCGCTGGGCCTGGCCTCAGCGCAGGGCTCGGCCCTGCCCGAGCCGTTCAAGCAGGGAATGTTCGTAGGTCAACACGGCTCGTGGAATCGCAAGCCGCCGAGCGGTTACAAAGTGATTTTCGTTCCCTTCGACGGCGGCAAGCCGAGCGGCGTGCCGGTCGACGTGCTCACCGGTTTCCTCAACGAAGACGGCGAGGCAAGGGGGCGGCCGGTCGGCGTTGCGATCGACAAGAAAGGCGCACTGCTCGTTGCCGATGATGTCGGCAACGTCATCTGGCGCGTGAGCGCCGCGTCCGCTGCAACGCCGGGCGTCGCGCCGGCGCCCGCGCGTTGA
- a CDS encoding ester cyclase: MSQQDNIAATKRFGEAVNKGDFEVFKQVMAPSILDHDPAPDQGPGPGGFVKFFTKFRGAFPHLAVAVEHQVIDDDNIAFAYTVTGTHKGDFMEVPATGKRIKARGMQIARFENGKMVERWGSSDELGILKQIGAGHSA, from the coding sequence ATGAGCCAGCAGGACAATATCGCGGCAACCAAACGTTTCGGCGAAGCCGTCAACAAAGGCGATTTCGAAGTCTTCAAACAGGTGATGGCGCCGAGTATCCTCGATCATGATCCGGCGCCCGATCAAGGTCCCGGACCGGGGGGCTTCGTCAAGTTCTTCACCAAATTTCGCGGCGCATTTCCCCACCTTGCGGTAGCGGTTGAGCACCAGGTCATCGATGACGACAACATCGCTTTCGCCTACACCGTCACCGGCACGCACAAAGGCGACTTCATGGAAGTCCCGGCGACCGGCAAACGCATCAAGGCGCGCGGCATGCAAATCGCTCGTTTCGAAAACGGCAAAATGGTCGAGCGCTGGGGCAGCTCCGACGAGCTCGGCATTCTTAAGCAGATCGGCGCGGGTCACTCAGCGTGA